Proteins from one Bos taurus isolate L1 Dominette 01449 registration number 42190680 breed Hereford chromosome 7, ARS-UCD2.0, whole genome shotgun sequence genomic window:
- the ZNF93 gene encoding zinc finger protein 93 isoform X4 — protein sequence MAAEQREARSQVSVTFEDVAVLFTRDEWRKLAPSQRNLYQDVMLENYSNLVSLGLPFSKPEVISLLQQGEDPWKVEKESPGDSSLDLKHG from the exons ATGGCTGCCGAACAGAGGGAAGCAAGGTCTCAG GTGTCAGTGACGTTCGAAGATGTGGCTGTGCTCTTTACACGGGATGAGTGGAGAAAACTGGCTCCTTCTCAGAGAAACCTGTACCAagatgtgatgctggagaactaTAGTAACCTTGTCTCATTGG GACTCCCATTTTCCAAACCTGAAGTGATCTCCCTGTTGCAGCAAggagaagatccctggaaggTAGAGAAAGAAAGCCCTGGAGATTCCTCTCTAG